In Oncorhynchus gorbuscha isolate QuinsamMale2020 ecotype Even-year linkage group LG02, OgorEven_v1.0, whole genome shotgun sequence, a single genomic region encodes these proteins:
- the LOC123996008 gene encoding cyclic nucleotide-gated channel cone photoreceptor subunit alpha-like isoform X2, whose amino-acid sequence MAKICTDQSYPATTRQRPSLCTPNDNLDTIENGTPRSNSEDTSSEIQGSASVLTIIHPESHRDSFTGSGALTRMHREVERPDSFLERFRTPGLKEASGRESNAQSLGYPERVRKRNKKDDKKDEIKKEEKKQEDEKKEEEKEDKKEDEKEEKKEEEPKKEEPKKEEPKKEEKKKEEPPKEIWIMDPSADKYYTWLTIIAAPCFYNLMMLVTRACFNELQNTYTMLWIVLDYTSDFVYYADTFVRSRTGYLEQGLLVKDKQKLLDKYRQTEQFKWDIISMIPTDLLFLKVGINNPELRLNRLAKMNRLFEYFDRTETRTSFPNVFRISNLVLYILIIIHWNACIFFALSKTIGFGSDTWVYPNISHPEHGRLARKYIYCLYWSTLTLTTIGETPPPVRDFEYLFVVADFLIGVLIFATIVGNVGAMISNMNKNRADFQAKIDSIKQYMQFRKVSKDLEARVIKWFDYLWTEKKTCDEKEVLKNLPDKLKAEIAIDVHLDTLKKVKIFQECEAGLLIELVMKLQPQVFSPGDYICKKGDIGREMYIIKEGKLAVVAEDGVTQWCVLSDGAYFGDISILGIKGSKAGNRRTANIRSVGYSDLFALSKDDLMEALTEYPEAKKILEEKGKATLMKDNMIDEEIANAGADPKDMEEKILRLESNMEIMTSKLAKIMAEFTSGQGKIKQRITDMESTVKSVRPEDISEVVADK is encoded by the exons GTCCAACTCAGAGGACACCTCGTCAGAGATTCAGGGTTCTGCCTCCGTGTTAACCATCATACACCCAGAGTCTCACAGAGATTCCTTCACAGGGTCAGGAGCCCTGACCAG AATGCACCGCGAGGTGGAGAGACCGGACTCCTTCCTGGAGCGCTTCAGGACCCCTGGGCTCAAAGAGGCCTCCGGCAGAGAGAGCAACGCACAGTCACTGGGATACCCCGAAAGAGTCCGCAAGAGGAA CAAAAAAGATGACAAGAAGGACGAAATAAAGAAAGAGGAAAAAAAACAGGAAGatgagaagaaagaggaggagaaagaagataAGAAAGAGGacgagaaagaggagaagaaagaggaggagccTAAGAAGGAGGAGCCTAAGAAGGAGGAGCctaagaaggaggagaagaagaaggaggagccCCC GAAAGAGATTTGGATCATGGACCCATCAGCAGACAAATACTACACATGGCTCACCATCATAGCAGCACcatgtttctacaacctgatgATGCTAGTGACCAG GGCATGTTTTAACGAACTCcagaacacatacacaatgctGTGGATTGTCCTGGACTACACCTCAGACTTTGTCTACTACGCAGACACATTCGTCAGGTCTAGAACAG GTTATTTGGAACAGGGGCTGCTTGTGAAAGACAAACAAAAGCTTCTAGACAAATACAGACAAACGGAACAGTTCAAATGGGACATAATTTCAATGATACCCACAGACCTGCTTTTTCTGAAAGTGGGCATCAACAACCCCGAGCTCAGACTGAACCGGCTTGCAAAGATGAACCGCCTCTTTGAGTACTTTGACCGCACAGAAACCAGAACCAGCTTCCCCAACGTTTTCCGAATCAGCAACCTGGTACTTTACATCCTGATCATCATCCACTGGAACGCCTGCATCTTCTTCGCCCTCTCCAAGACCATCGGGTTCGGGTCCGACACCTGGGTGTACCCAAACATCAGTCACCCTGAGCACGGCCGCCTTGCCAGGAagtacatctactgtctctattggtcgaccctgaccctgaccaccaTCGGAGAAACCCCGCCCCCCGTCAGGGACTTTGAGTACCTCTTCGTGGTCGCCGACTTCCTCATCGGCGTGCTGATTTTCGCCACCATTGTCGGTAATGTCGGTGCCATGATCTCCAACATGAACAAAAACCGTGCAGACTTCCAGGCTAAGATCGACTCCATCAAGCAATACATGCAGTTCCGTAAGGTCTCCAAGGATCTGGAGGCCAGGGTCATCAAGTGGTTTGACTACCTCTGGACGGAGAAGAAGACCTGCGATGAGAAGGAGGTGCTGAAGAACCTGCCGGACAAGCTGAAGGCCGAGATCGCCATCGACGTCCATCTGGATACCCTGAAGAAAGTGAAAATCTTCCAGGAATGCGAGGCTGGGCTGCTTATTGAGTTGGTGATGAAGCTGCAGCCTCAGGTGTTCTCCCCAGGAGATTACATCTGTAAGAAGGGAGACATCGGCAGAGAGATGTACATCATTAAGGAAGGGAAGCTAGCTGTGGTTGCGGAAGACGGGGTGACACAGTGGTGTGTGCTCAGCGACGGAGCGTACTTCGGAGATATCAGTATCCTGGGCATCAAGGGTTCCAAGGCTGGCAACAGGAGAACGGCCAACATCAGGAGCGTGGGTTACTCTGACCTCTTCGCTCTGTCGAAAGATGATCTCATGGAGGCTCTCACCGAGTATCCCGAAGCCAAGAAGATCCTGGAAGAGAAGGGAAAGGCTACGCTGATGAAGGACAACATGATCGATGAGGAAATCGCTAATGCAGGTGCCGACCCCAAGGACATGGAGGAGAAGATCCTCAGGCTGGAGAGTAATATGGAAATCATGACGTCCAAGTTGGCCAAGATCATGGCTGAGTTCACATCCGGCCAGGGCAAGATTAAACAGAGGATCACCGACATGGAGTCAACAGTCAAGTCGGTCCGGCCCGAGGATATATCTGAGGTGGTGGCCGACAAGTAG
- the LOC123996008 gene encoding cyclic nucleotide-gated channel cone photoreceptor subunit alpha-like isoform X1, with product MAKICTDQSYPATTRQRPSLCTPNDNLDTIENGTPRSNSEDTSSEIQGSASVLTIIHPESHRDSFTGSGALTRMHREVERPDSFLERFRTPGLKEASGRESNAQSLGYPERVRKRNQVSQWPLAMYNMNNCNNTDDKKDDKKDEIKKEEKKQEDEKKEEEKEDKKEDEKEEKKEEEPKKEEPKKEEPKKEEKKKEEPPKEIWIMDPSADKYYTWLTIIAAPCFYNLMMLVTRACFNELQNTYTMLWIVLDYTSDFVYYADTFVRSRTGYLEQGLLVKDKQKLLDKYRQTEQFKWDIISMIPTDLLFLKVGINNPELRLNRLAKMNRLFEYFDRTETRTSFPNVFRISNLVLYILIIIHWNACIFFALSKTIGFGSDTWVYPNISHPEHGRLARKYIYCLYWSTLTLTTIGETPPPVRDFEYLFVVADFLIGVLIFATIVGNVGAMISNMNKNRADFQAKIDSIKQYMQFRKVSKDLEARVIKWFDYLWTEKKTCDEKEVLKNLPDKLKAEIAIDVHLDTLKKVKIFQECEAGLLIELVMKLQPQVFSPGDYICKKGDIGREMYIIKEGKLAVVAEDGVTQWCVLSDGAYFGDISILGIKGSKAGNRRTANIRSVGYSDLFALSKDDLMEALTEYPEAKKILEEKGKATLMKDNMIDEEIANAGADPKDMEEKILRLESNMEIMTSKLAKIMAEFTSGQGKIKQRITDMESTVKSVRPEDISEVVADK from the exons GTCCAACTCAGAGGACACCTCGTCAGAGATTCAGGGTTCTGCCTCCGTGTTAACCATCATACACCCAGAGTCTCACAGAGATTCCTTCACAGGGTCAGGAGCCCTGACCAG AATGCACCGCGAGGTGGAGAGACCGGACTCCTTCCTGGAGCGCTTCAGGACCCCTGGGCTCAAAGAGGCCTCCGGCAGAGAGAGCAACGCACAGTCACTGGGATACCCCGAAAGAGTCCGCAAGAGGAA CCAAGTCAGTCAATGGCCGCTGGCTATGTACAATATGAACAACTGCAACAACACAGATGA CAAAAAAGATGACAAGAAGGACGAAATAAAGAAAGAGGAAAAAAAACAGGAAGatgagaagaaagaggaggagaaagaagataAGAAAGAGGacgagaaagaggagaagaaagaggaggagccTAAGAAGGAGGAGCCTAAGAAGGAGGAGCctaagaaggaggagaagaagaaggaggagccCCC GAAAGAGATTTGGATCATGGACCCATCAGCAGACAAATACTACACATGGCTCACCATCATAGCAGCACcatgtttctacaacctgatgATGCTAGTGACCAG GGCATGTTTTAACGAACTCcagaacacatacacaatgctGTGGATTGTCCTGGACTACACCTCAGACTTTGTCTACTACGCAGACACATTCGTCAGGTCTAGAACAG GTTATTTGGAACAGGGGCTGCTTGTGAAAGACAAACAAAAGCTTCTAGACAAATACAGACAAACGGAACAGTTCAAATGGGACATAATTTCAATGATACCCACAGACCTGCTTTTTCTGAAAGTGGGCATCAACAACCCCGAGCTCAGACTGAACCGGCTTGCAAAGATGAACCGCCTCTTTGAGTACTTTGACCGCACAGAAACCAGAACCAGCTTCCCCAACGTTTTCCGAATCAGCAACCTGGTACTTTACATCCTGATCATCATCCACTGGAACGCCTGCATCTTCTTCGCCCTCTCCAAGACCATCGGGTTCGGGTCCGACACCTGGGTGTACCCAAACATCAGTCACCCTGAGCACGGCCGCCTTGCCAGGAagtacatctactgtctctattggtcgaccctgaccctgaccaccaTCGGAGAAACCCCGCCCCCCGTCAGGGACTTTGAGTACCTCTTCGTGGTCGCCGACTTCCTCATCGGCGTGCTGATTTTCGCCACCATTGTCGGTAATGTCGGTGCCATGATCTCCAACATGAACAAAAACCGTGCAGACTTCCAGGCTAAGATCGACTCCATCAAGCAATACATGCAGTTCCGTAAGGTCTCCAAGGATCTGGAGGCCAGGGTCATCAAGTGGTTTGACTACCTCTGGACGGAGAAGAAGACCTGCGATGAGAAGGAGGTGCTGAAGAACCTGCCGGACAAGCTGAAGGCCGAGATCGCCATCGACGTCCATCTGGATACCCTGAAGAAAGTGAAAATCTTCCAGGAATGCGAGGCTGGGCTGCTTATTGAGTTGGTGATGAAGCTGCAGCCTCAGGTGTTCTCCCCAGGAGATTACATCTGTAAGAAGGGAGACATCGGCAGAGAGATGTACATCATTAAGGAAGGGAAGCTAGCTGTGGTTGCGGAAGACGGGGTGACACAGTGGTGTGTGCTCAGCGACGGAGCGTACTTCGGAGATATCAGTATCCTGGGCATCAAGGGTTCCAAGGCTGGCAACAGGAGAACGGCCAACATCAGGAGCGTGGGTTACTCTGACCTCTTCGCTCTGTCGAAAGATGATCTCATGGAGGCTCTCACCGAGTATCCCGAAGCCAAGAAGATCCTGGAAGAGAAGGGAAAGGCTACGCTGATGAAGGACAACATGATCGATGAGGAAATCGCTAATGCAGGTGCCGACCCCAAGGACATGGAGGAGAAGATCCTCAGGCTGGAGAGTAATATGGAAATCATGACGTCCAAGTTGGCCAAGATCATGGCTGAGTTCACATCCGGCCAGGGCAAGATTAAACAGAGGATCACCGACATGGAGTCAACAGTCAAGTCGGTCCGGCCCGAGGATATATCTGAGGTGGTGGCCGACAAGTAG